A genomic window from Marinitoga hydrogenitolerans DSM 16785 includes:
- a CDS encoding NAD(P)/FAD-dependent oxidoreductase: MLRINNIRLPINHSFDDIKRKIAKQLSISPKDIKKIEIAKQSIDARKKHEMIYFIYNVDFEIENEKILLNNPLITNSPKRDYLFPPSGDIPLNSRPIIIGTGPAGLFSGLILAEAGFEPILLERGKKVEERKKDVEKFWNNGNLNVESNVQFGEGGAGTFSDGKLNTLIKDKHNRIRKMLIEFVNAGAPEEILYINKPHIGTDNLEIAVKNIRKKIQSLGGTFYFNSKVTDFIIKNGKIKGVIINNKDKLHSDIVILAIGHSARDTFKVLFEKNIEIIQKPFSIGVRIEHLKEMIDKSQYGKFYNHPKLKAADYKLSYRAKNNRAVYTFCMCPGGYVIASSSEKNMIVTNGMSTFSRNNRNSNSAILINIEPTDFPSNHPLAGVEFQRIYEKKAFTISNSYYAPVQLFGDFLKSKKSLKFGTVFPSYKPGTIFYDLNKIFPEYISSALKEGILAMDKKLKGFANYDSLLIGVETRSSSPIRIQRNEHYESINVEGLYPIGEGAGYAGGITSSAVDGIRVAESIINKYKKGW, from the coding sequence ATGCTACGAATCAATAATATTAGATTACCTATAAATCATTCATTTGATGACATTAAAAGAAAAATCGCTAAACAATTGTCAATTTCTCCTAAAGATATTAAAAAAATTGAGATCGCTAAACAATCAATTGATGCAAGAAAAAAACATGAGATGATTTATTTTATTTATAACGTGGATTTTGAAATTGAAAATGAGAAAATTTTATTAAACAATCCTTTAATAACAAATTCTCCTAAAAGAGATTATTTATTTCCCCCATCTGGCGATATTCCTTTAAACTCAAGACCAATCATCATAGGAACTGGCCCTGCAGGATTATTTTCTGGATTAATATTAGCAGAAGCTGGATTTGAACCTATACTATTAGAAAGAGGAAAAAAAGTTGAAGAAAGAAAAAAAGATGTGGAAAAATTTTGGAACAATGGTAATTTAAATGTCGAAAGTAATGTACAATTCGGCGAAGGTGGTGCGGGAACATTTTCTGATGGGAAATTAAACACTTTAATAAAAGATAAACACAATAGAATTAGAAAAATGCTAATAGAATTTGTAAATGCTGGTGCTCCAGAAGAAATTTTATATATAAACAAACCACATATAGGAACTGATAATCTTGAAATTGCGGTAAAAAATATTAGAAAAAAAATTCAATCTTTAGGAGGAACATTCTATTTTAACTCTAAAGTTACAGATTTTATTATAAAAAATGGAAAAATCAAAGGAGTAATTATAAATAATAAAGATAAATTACACTCTGATATTGTTATACTTGCAATTGGTCACAGCGCAAGAGATACATTTAAGGTGCTTTTTGAAAAAAATATTGAAATCATTCAAAAACCTTTTTCTATTGGAGTGAGAATAGAACATTTAAAAGAGATGATTGACAAATCCCAATATGGGAAGTTTTATAATCATCCAAAATTAAAGGCTGCTGATTATAAATTATCTTATAGAGCTAAGAATAACAGAGCTGTATATACTTTTTGTATGTGCCCTGGCGGATATGTTATTGCATCATCTTCTGAAAAAAATATGATTGTTACTAATGGTATGAGCACATTTTCAAGAAATAATAGAAATTCAAATAGCGCTATATTAATAAATATTGAACCTACTGATTTTCCATCTAATCATCCACTTGCAGGTGTTGAATTTCAAAGAATATATGAAAAAAAAGCTTTTACTATATCAAATTCCTATTATGCACCTGTTCAATTATTTGGTGATTTTCTTAAATCAAAAAAATCGCTTAAATTTGGAACTGTTTTTCCAAGTTACAAACCAGGTACCATATTTTATGACCTAAATAAAATATTCCCAGAATATATTTCTTCTGCTTTAAAGGAAGGCATATTGGCTATGGATAAAAAATTAAAAGGATTCGCCAATTATGATTCTTTACTTATCGGTGTTGAAACAAGAAGCTCTTCACCAATAAGAATACAAAGAAATGAACATTATGAAAGTATAAATGTGGAAGGGTTATATCCCATTGGTGAGGGTGCAGGTTATGCTGGTGGCATTACATCTTCTGCTGTTGACGGAATTAGGGTAGCTGAAAGTATTATAAACAAATATAAAAAGGGATGGTGA
- a CDS encoding sugar ABC transporter substrate-binding protein, whose protein sequence is MKKVLLALLVIFTVTLYALDVGIVLPTKDEPRWVQDETRFREALKDTNYSVEVLFSQGSPARERQNVEALLSKGIKVLIICPQDAVAAAGTVEMAKKAGVQVISYDRLILQTKAVDYFVTFDSVEVGRAQGRFLVEHATGKNNPLYLYAGALSDNNAFLFFQGAWEILQPKIADGTFRIINSSEAVKLQNKKELTREEMAKIIGQVTTDWSFTVARRKAEDNLTRARKTDKGTVFILAPNDGTARAIADAFRQDRDVKKYYVTGQDAEKASIQYIIDGKQSMTVFKDVRILVKDAINVAQFLLKGIKLITPQSYDNGVKMVPAIQSEIQVVTKDNVRDVLINSNYYKKSDFRW, encoded by the coding sequence ATGAAAAAAGTTTTATTGGCATTGTTAGTTATTTTTACAGTTACTCTTTATGCACTTGACGTAGGTATTGTTCTTCCAACAAAAGATGAACCAAGGTGGGTTCAAGATGAAACAAGATTTAGAGAAGCTTTAAAAGATACAAACTATTCCGTTGAAGTTTTATTCAGTCAAGGTTCTCCAGCAAGAGAAAGACAAAATGTTGAGGCTTTATTGTCAAAAGGTATAAAAGTACTTATTATATGTCCTCAAGATGCTGTTGCAGCAGCTGGAACTGTAGAAATGGCAAAAAAAGCTGGGGTACAGGTAATTTCATATGATAGATTAATATTACAAACAAAGGCTGTTGATTATTTTGTAACTTTTGATAGTGTTGAAGTTGGTAGAGCGCAGGGAAGATTTTTAGTTGAGCATGCTACTGGTAAAAATAATCCATTATATTTATATGCTGGTGCATTATCTGATAACAACGCATTTTTATTCTTCCAAGGTGCCTGGGAAATTTTACAACCAAAAATCGCTGACGGAACATTTAGAATTATAAATTCTTCTGAAGCTGTTAAATTACAAAATAAAAAAGAATTAACACGTGAAGAAATGGCAAAAATTATTGGTCAGGTAACAACTGATTGGAGTTTTACTGTTGCAAGAAGAAAAGCTGAAGATAATTTAACAAGAGCTAGAAAAACAGATAAAGGTACAGTATTTATATTAGCTCCAAATGATGGTACTGCAAGAGCAATTGCTGATGCATTTAGACAAGATAGAGATGTTAAAAAATACTATGTTACAGGACAGGACGCAGAAAAAGCTTCTATTCAATATATAATCGATGGAAAACAGTCCATGACTGTATTTAAAGATGTTAGAATTCTTGTTAAAGATGCTATAAATGTTGCTCAATTCTTATTAAAAGGTATTAAATTAATAACACCTCAATCATATGATAATGGTGTAAAAATGGTTCCAGCAATTCAATCAGAAATACAAGTCGTTACAAAAGATAATGTAAGAGATGTATTAATAAATTCTAATTATTATAAAAAATCAGATTTTAGATGGTAA
- a CDS encoding transporter substrate-binding domain-containing protein: protein MKKLSLALIILILSTTVTAISLTVGVYDNKPLSYIEDGEYKGFAVDLIKQIAEEENWSLTFQYDTFTNLMKKIQNSNIDMIIVLGKTKKRELFIKYPSEPFFTNWGVIYSNNHNIDSILDLKNKKVAVLKDDIYFISENGIKRLSEKMNLNIKFYEFNSYSDVINAVKKHICDAGVVNRIYNVNTNDVYKTPVVFLPIEIFFGFSKNISNSIIHRIDSNLNKWKNDNSSIYYTLFQKYIFKESFIPYWIKNTLKITFIVIMVLSINSAIFYFLLKKSTKTLKKKNQELDAYNNELNAINEELEESYNNIENLNFKLIQLIKTMSKLRISSSFDEFYEELLRTAIYLIPEADYGSIIYINSSKNYWKFLSAYGHNFKLLKNISYAAGHVPLEEKIKIVNNNIIENEKIEMDEESYNLLKEASKPIKETMIYEIKLKENQWINFCLDIDKNSNKNFSEESKELLRVFANLARAFWNQKIFYENIKESYINLANKLAFIAEEYDDITGEHIYRVAKYSKFIAEKLNLNKELIEKIYLYAPLHDIGKILVDKSMALSKVT, encoded by the coding sequence TTGAAAAAACTTTCTCTTGCCTTGATTATACTCATACTTTCAACAACAGTAACTGCCATATCTTTAACTGTTGGAGTGTATGATAACAAACCGTTATCATACATAGAAGATGGTGAATATAAAGGCTTTGCTGTAGACCTAATTAAACAAATAGCAGAAGAAGAAAATTGGAGTTTAACTTTTCAATATGATACTTTTACAAATTTAATGAAAAAAATACAAAACAGCAATATTGATATGATAATAGTTCTTGGTAAGACTAAGAAAAGAGAACTTTTTATAAAATATCCTTCAGAGCCTTTTTTTACTAACTGGGGAGTTATATATTCAAACAATCATAATATTGACTCTATTTTGGATTTAAAAAACAAAAAAGTGGCTGTTTTAAAAGATGATATTTATTTCATATCAGAAAATGGTATCAAAAGATTATCAGAAAAAATGAACTTAAATATTAAATTTTATGAATTCAACTCATACTCCGATGTAATAAATGCTGTAAAAAAACATATATGTGATGCCGGTGTTGTCAATAGAATATATAACGTAAACACCAATGATGTATATAAAACTCCCGTTGTATTCTTGCCAATAGAAATATTTTTTGGCTTTTCTAAAAATATTTCTAATAGTATAATACATAGAATTGATTCGAATTTAAACAAATGGAAAAACGATAATTCATCAATATATTACACTTTATTTCAAAAATACATATTCAAAGAATCTTTTATACCTTATTGGATAAAAAACACCTTAAAAATAACCTTTATCGTAATAATGGTATTATCTATTAATTCTGCTATTTTTTATTTTCTTTTAAAAAAATCAACAAAAACACTTAAAAAGAAAAATCAGGAATTAGATGCTTATAATAATGAATTAAATGCTATTAATGAAGAATTAGAAGAAAGTTATAATAATATTGAAAATTTGAACTTCAAATTAATACAATTGATTAAAACTATGTCAAAATTAAGAATTTCAAGTTCCTTTGATGAATTTTATGAAGAATTATTAAGAACAGCAATTTATTTAATACCAGAAGCTGATTATGGTAGTATTATATATATTAATTCTTCGAAAAATTATTGGAAGTTTTTATCTGCTTATGGACATAATTTTAAATTACTAAAAAATATATCTTACGCCGCCGGACATGTTCCGCTAGAAGAAAAAATAAAAATTGTAAATAACAATATTATCGAAAATGAAAAAATTGAAATGGATGAAGAATCTTATAATTTGCTAAAAGAAGCGTCTAAACCTATTAAAGAAACCATGATATATGAAATTAAATTAAAAGAAAATCAATGGATCAATTTTTGCCTTGACATTGATAAAAACAGTAATAAAAATTTTTCTGAGGAATCAAAAGAATTATTAAGGGTGTTTGCTAATCTTGCAAGAGCCTTTTGGAACCAGAAAATATTTTATGAAAATATCAAAGAATCTTATATTAACCTTGCAAACAAACTTGCTTTTATTGCAGAAGAATATGATGATATTACAGGAGAACATATTTATAGAGTTGCTAAATATTCAAAATTTATTGCTGAAAAGCTTAACTTAAATAAAGAATTAATAGAAAAAATATATCTTTATGCTCCATTACATGATATTGGAAAAATCCTTGTGGATAAATCTATGGCTCTTTCCAAAGTTACTTGA
- a CDS encoding NYN domain-containing protein, protein MDYQNQPVDPELIIEKIKELGKIVGGKAYAHWSKYPATMFSFSRHGIELIEMPEDGFENKKGNDIKLAIDAIETMFSLPHINVFVLVTGDADFVPLVKKLRIYGKEVIVVSRSKNTSKEMELSADLFIPYEDIVKSEKIEDKDTIEDIVDEIIRIIEEHQYDDVNENIIKRIVSGMKIDYRDFGFLSHNDFINHLIKEIRNEFYSKNGEYSEYEENYMRYIERLLATSVIPLKLEQLIEKAQEKNPWITKNSKYSLKELILKMIVENRLWKNSKGYILVPIPRRWEIKHEKILPYPEFRDTFIEYVYNLFKEKKANSIIEAIHSAKKDLNLTNKVVGSFGIALKFSGKFIGKDGSDYVSMKTPVYLNSDFNNFKIAVEAFYLKSILKDEDIHEKNIPIASKYIYNTENTKKLNIVIEYLMNLQEVFYVKPYYKYYKNLNK, encoded by the coding sequence ATGGATTATCAAAATCAACCTGTTGATCCTGAATTAATCATTGAAAAAATTAAGGAGTTGGGGAAAATCGTTGGTGGAAAGGCATATGCTCATTGGTCGAAATATCCTGCAACGATGTTCTCGTTTTCAAGACATGGTATTGAATTAATAGAAATGCCTGAAGATGGTTTTGAAAACAAAAAAGGAAATGATATTAAGTTAGCTATCGATGCTATAGAAACAATGTTTTCATTACCACATATAAACGTCTTTGTTTTAGTAACAGGCGATGCTGATTTCGTACCCCTTGTAAAAAAATTAAGAATATACGGAAAAGAAGTAATTGTTGTAAGTAGAAGTAAAAACACATCAAAAGAAATGGAATTATCTGCTGATCTTTTTATACCATATGAAGATATTGTAAAATCTGAAAAAATTGAAGATAAAGACACTATTGAAGATATTGTTGATGAAATTATTAGAATAATTGAAGAACATCAATATGATGATGTAAATGAAAATATAATAAAAAGAATAGTATCTGGAATGAAGATTGATTACAGAGATTTTGGATTTTTGTCTCATAATGATTTTATTAATCACTTGATAAAAGAAATTAGAAATGAGTTTTACTCCAAAAATGGTGAATATAGCGAATATGAAGAAAATTACATGAGATATATTGAAAGATTACTTGCAACAAGCGTTATTCCATTAAAATTAGAACAACTTATAGAAAAAGCTCAAGAAAAAAATCCCTGGATCACTAAAAATTCTAAATATTCACTTAAAGAATTAATCTTAAAAATGATTGTGGAAAATAGATTGTGGAAAAATTCTAAAGGCTATATTTTGGTGCCTATACCGAGAAGATGGGAAATAAAACATGAAAAGATATTGCCATATCCTGAATTCAGGGATACATTTATCGAGTATGTTTATAATCTATTTAAAGAAAAAAAAGCAAACTCTATAATTGAAGCTATTCACTCTGCAAAAAAAGACTTAAACTTGACAAATAAAGTCGTTGGATCTTTTGGAATTGCATTAAAGTTTTCTGGCAAATTTATAGGAAAAGACGGAAGTGATTATGTAAGTATGAAAACTCCTGTTTATCTCAATTCTGATTTCAATAACTTCAAAATTGCCGTAGAAGCATTTTATTTAAAAAGCATATTAAAAGATGAAGATATACATGAAAAAAATATTCCTATTGCTTCAAAATACATTTATAATACTGAAAACACAAAAAAGTTAAATATAGTAATTGAATATTTGATGAATTTACAAGAGGTTTTCTATGTAAAGCCTTATTATAAGTATTATAAAAACCTGAACAAGTAG
- a CDS encoding sugar ABC transporter permease, translating to MLEELKTLLKKNIREYGMYIALVIIMAIFSLLTDGLFFSSRNLSNLFNQMGYIAVLAVGMTLVIVIRHIDLSVGFGSGFLGAIAAILMMQYNIPILPTILIVMLIGIFFGLINGFFISYIGIPSFVMTLAGMMIFRGALLVSTEKTGTIIILNDTFNEIGNGFIPDIFHNENIHMTSLLLGAIIIFFYIISEIKKRNNKLKYNFEVLSMKVFILKLILISSVIGYVFWTLANYNGVSWTFLIVLVVAFVYHIITTKTPLGRHIYAVGGNPEAAKLSGISINKITLFVFGSMGFLTALSGILYTSRFQSATPTAGTLFELDAIAAAYVGGVSASGGVGKVTNSIVGALVMASLINGMNLIGVGISYQYIIRGAVLVAAVVFDIKTRNKAS from the coding sequence ATGCTTGAAGAATTAAAAACATTACTTAAAAAAAATATAAGAGAATATGGAATGTATATTGCTCTTGTAATAATTATGGCAATATTTTCTTTATTAACAGATGGATTATTTTTCTCTTCAAGAAACCTAAGTAATTTATTCAATCAAATGGGGTATATAGCTGTTTTAGCGGTTGGTATGACATTGGTAATAGTTATCAGGCATATAGACCTTTCAGTTGGTTTTGGTTCTGGTTTTTTAGGTGCAATTGCTGCTATTCTGATGATGCAATATAATATTCCGATTTTACCAACAATATTAATTGTAATGCTTATTGGTATATTTTTTGGGTTAATTAATGGATTTTTTATTTCTTATATTGGGATTCCATCATTTGTTATGACGCTAGCAGGAATGATGATTTTTAGAGGAGCTTTGCTTGTCTCAACAGAAAAAACAGGAACTATAATTATATTAAATGATACGTTTAATGAAATAGGCAATGGGTTTATTCCTGATATTTTCCATAACGAAAATATTCACATGACCTCTCTACTATTAGGCGCAATTATTATATTTTTTTATATTATATCTGAAATAAAGAAGAGAAATAATAAACTAAAATATAATTTCGAAGTTTTATCTATGAAAGTTTTTATATTAAAATTAATATTAATCTCCTCTGTAATTGGTTATGTGTTCTGGACATTGGCAAATTACAATGGTGTATCTTGGACTTTCTTAATAGTTTTAGTAGTTGCATTTGTTTATCATATTATCACCACAAAAACCCCTTTAGGAAGACATATTTATGCTGTTGGAGGTAATCCTGAAGCTGCTAAATTAAGTGGTATCAGCATAAATAAAATTACATTATTTGTTTTTGGCTCTATGGGATTTTTAACAGCATTATCTGGTATTTTATATACATCTAGATTCCAATCTGCTACTCCAACAGCTGGTACATTATTTGAACTGGATGCTATTGCTGCTGCTTATGTTGGTGGTGTTTCTGCATCAGGAGGTGTTGGTAAAGTTACAAACTCCATAGTAGGTGCTTTAGTTATGGCCTCACTTATTAATGGAATGAACTTAATTGGTGTGGGTATCTCTTATCAATATATAATTCGTGGTGCTGTATTAGTAGCCGCTGTTGTATTTGATATAAAAACTAGAAATAAAGCTTCTTAA
- a CDS encoding diguanylate cyclase domain-containing protein has product MNIDFDSFNFLYLILDKNGKISDINKYGCKLLGLPKNMILGKNIFNTFISEEDKDFLYILFHTAINERKKIIQKQGQIKLLNSKKECIYINLYCELFENSFVCFGFDITEKIKLEHLRDKIHKINKLIINSYKVNNICDYFLNETIKIIDGAEAGTIIMKTPDNLYRFVAAVNFDLEKLKSVTLTEDSLQLQKNVFIRKNIIKKYKNNKYLNIMIKYGKVKDIKSSLIIPIIIDDKFEGSISLDSFTRENAFDEDDFKLGEIISNELSQVIKRKKMEEKLRYMALHDQLTSLPNRLYFYDQAERLLKLAKRKKMNLAFVYIDLKHFKSINDNYGHDAGDYLLYEFAETLKKSSRESDFPARIGGDEFIVILFDVSRNDVINVIKRLKNKLNIPIIYENVKLKIDFNCGVAFFPKHGENVENLINFADKAMYNAKNSNKLMEFYEGE; this is encoded by the coding sequence ATGAATATAGACTTTGATTCCTTTAATTTCTTATATCTTATTTTAGACAAAAATGGAAAGATTTCAGATATTAATAAATATGGCTGCAAATTACTCGGCTTACCAAAAAATATGATTTTAGGTAAAAATATTTTTAATACTTTTATATCTGAAGAAGATAAAGATTTTTTATATATCTTATTTCACACAGCAATTAACGAACGAAAAAAAATCATTCAAAAACAAGGTCAAATAAAATTACTGAATTCTAAAAAAGAATGCATATACATAAATCTTTATTGTGAACTTTTTGAAAATAGTTTTGTGTGCTTTGGCTTTGATATTACGGAAAAAATAAAATTAGAACATTTAAGAGATAAAATCCATAAAATCAATAAATTAATTATAAATTCTTATAAGGTTAATAACATATGTGATTATTTTTTAAATGAAACAATCAAAATTATAGATGGCGCAGAAGCTGGAACTATTATAATGAAAACTCCTGATAATCTTTATCGTTTTGTTGCCGCTGTAAATTTTGATTTAGAAAAATTAAAATCTGTAACTCTTACAGAAGATTCTTTACAACTACAAAAAAATGTTTTTATCCGTAAGAATATTATTAAAAAATATAAAAATAATAAATATTTAAATATTATGATCAAATATGGTAAAGTAAAAGATATCAAATCTTCCTTGATTATTCCAATTATAATAGACGATAAATTTGAAGGTTCTATAAGCTTGGATTCTTTCACACGAGAAAATGCCTTTGATGAAGATGATTTCAAACTGGGAGAAATTATATCAAATGAATTATCACAGGTTATTAAAAGAAAAAAAATGGAAGAAAAATTAAGATATATGGCTTTACATGATCAATTAACATCTCTACCAAATAGACTCTATTTTTACGATCAAGCTGAAAGATTACTAAAATTAGCCAAGCGAAAAAAAATGAATTTAGCCTTTGTTTATATTGATTTAAAACATTTCAAAAGTATAAATGATAATTACGGGCATGATGCTGGAGATTACCTCTTATACGAATTTGCAGAAACCCTTAAAAAATCATCTCGTGAAAGTGATTTCCCTGCACGAATTGGAGGAGACGAATTTATTGTGATTTTATTTGATGTAAGTAGAAATGATGTAATAAATGTAATTAAAAGACTAAAAAATAAATTAAATATCCCTATTATCTATGAAAATGTTAAATTGAAAATTGACTTCAATTGTGGAGTAGCCTTCTTCCCAAAACACGGTGAAAATGTGGAAAATTTAATTAATTTTGCTGATAAAGCTATGTATAATGCTAAAAACTCAAACAAATTAATGGAATTTTATGAAGGAGAATAA
- a CDS encoding ATP-binding cassette domain-containing protein has translation MSEYILEMKNITKEFPGVKALDNVNFKVKRGEIHCLVGENGSGKSTLMKVLSGFHVHGSYNGQIIFEGNEMKFKSIYDSEKVGIVTIYQELALIPELTIYENIFLGHEIENNGVIDWNKTILESSNMLKKLGYEMDTSKKVKELGVGLQQIVEIAKALSKNVKLLILDEPTSSLNETDSENLLRIVKDLKKHGITSILISHKLKEVLEVADTITILRDGLTITTIENKNITENDIVKYMVGREIEDIYPKRHHMIGEKLFEIKNWKAYDKKDGKYVVKSASFHVKKGEIVGIAGLIGAGRTELAHSIFGNPDDYVVSGELYFDGKLQKFKSTEDAIKAGIAYVSEDRKGNGLILDFDIKTNITIANLKKLIKNGVYVNENEEIIVSEKYRKSLKIKSHSIEQKVLNLSGGNQQKVQLAKWLFVSPKLLILDEPTRGIDVGAKHEIYTIMNKLVEEGMSIIMISSELPEVLGMSDRIYVMAGGKIVGELNSQEATQEKIMTMAVEY, from the coding sequence TTGAGTGAATATATCCTTGAAATGAAAAATATTACTAAAGAATTCCCTGGTGTAAAAGCTCTCGATAATGTAAATTTTAAAGTAAAAAGAGGTGAAATTCACTGTTTGGTTGGTGAAAATGGTTCTGGAAAATCCACATTAATGAAAGTTTTAAGTGGATTTCATGTACATGGAAGTTATAATGGCCAAATAATCTTTGAAGGAAATGAAATGAAATTTAAAAGTATATATGATAGCGAAAAAGTTGGAATAGTTACTATTTATCAGGAATTAGCATTAATTCCTGAATTAACAATATACGAAAATATTTTTTTAGGACATGAAATTGAAAATAATGGCGTAATAGATTGGAATAAAACAATTTTAGAATCAAGTAATATGCTTAAAAAATTAGGCTATGAAATGGACACTTCTAAAAAAGTAAAAGAATTGGGAGTAGGTTTACAACAAATCGTTGAAATAGCTAAAGCTCTTAGTAAAAATGTTAAATTATTAATCTTAGATGAACCAACATCATCATTAAATGAGACTGATAGTGAAAATCTCTTAAGAATTGTAAAAGATTTAAAAAAACATGGAATCACATCTATCTTGATATCACATAAACTCAAAGAAGTGCTGGAAGTTGCAGACACCATTACAATATTAAGAGATGGTTTAACTATAACAACAATAGAAAATAAAAATATAACGGAAAATGATATTGTTAAATATATGGTTGGAAGAGAAATAGAAGATATTTATCCAAAAAGGCACCATATGATTGGAGAAAAGTTATTTGAAATCAAAAATTGGAAAGCATATGACAAAAAAGATGGAAAATATGTTGTAAAATCTGCCAGCTTTCATGTAAAAAAAGGAGAGATTGTTGGCATTGCTGGATTAATTGGCGCTGGAAGAACGGAACTTGCGCATAGCATTTTTGGCAATCCAGATGATTATGTAGTTAGTGGTGAATTGTATTTCGATGGAAAATTACAAAAATTCAAATCAACAGAAGATGCAATAAAAGCAGGTATAGCATATGTTTCTGAAGATAGAAAGGGAAATGGATTAATTCTTGATTTTGATATTAAAACCAATATAACTATTGCAAATCTTAAAAAACTAATAAAAAATGGCGTTTATGTTAATGAAAATGAGGAAATTATTGTTTCTGAAAAATATAGAAAATCTCTTAAAATAAAATCTCATAGCATTGAACAAAAAGTTCTTAACTTGAGTGGCGGAAATCAACAAAAAGTACAATTAGCAAAATGGTTATTTGTATCTCCAAAATTATTGATTTTAGATGAACCAACAAGAGGTATAGATGTTGGTGCTAAACATGAAATATACACAATTATGAATAAACTCGTTGAAGAAGGTATGAGTATAATTATGATATCATCAGAACTACCTGAAGTATTAGGTATGAGTGACAGAATTTATGTCATGGCCGGTGGAAAAATAGTTGGAGAATTAAACAGTCAAGAAGCTACACAAGAAAAAATAATGACTATGGCTGTAGAATATTAG